A part of Rhinolophus ferrumequinum isolate MPI-CBG mRhiFer1 chromosome 11, mRhiFer1_v1.p, whole genome shotgun sequence genomic DNA contains:
- the SYT12 gene encoding synaptotagmin-12 → MAVDVAEYHLNVIKSPPNWEVGVYAAGALALLGIAAVSLWKLWTSGSFPSPSPFPNYDYRYLQQKYGETYAEARQKRVPAWNAQRASTRAPPSRKGSLSIEDTFESISELGPLELMGRELDLAPYGTLRKSQSVDSLNSISSVSNTFGQDFTLGQVEVSMDYNAASHTLHVAVLQGKDLLEREEASFESCFMRVSLLPDEQIVGISRIQRNAYSIFFDEKFSIPLDPAALEEKSLRFSVFGIDEDEQNVSTGVVELKLSVLDLPLQPFSGWLYLQDQNKVADAVGEILLSLSYLPTAERLTVVVVKAKNLIWTNDKTTADPYIKVYLLQDGRKMSKKKTAVKRDDPNPVFNEAMIFSVPAIVLQDLSLRVTVAESSSDGHGDNVGHVIIGPSASGMGTTHWNQMLATLRRPVSMWHPVRRN, encoded by the exons ATGGCCGTGGACGTGGCAGAATACCACCTGAATG TCATCAAGAGCCCCCCCAACTGGGAGGTGGGTGTCTACGCTGCCGGGGCCCTGGCGCTGCTGGGAATTGCAGCTGTGAGCCTGTGGAAGCTCTGGACATCGGGGAgtttccccagcccctccccattcCCCAACTACGATTACAGGTACCTCCAGCAGAAGTACGGCGAGACCTACGCAGAGGCCAGGCAGAAG AGAGTGCCTGCCTGGAATGCCCAGCGGGCCAGCACTCGGGCACCACCCAGTCGCAAAGGCAGCCTCAGCATCGAGGACACCTTTGAGAGCATCAGTGAGCTGGGGcccctggagctgatgggccgtgAGCTGGACCTGGCCCCCTACGGGACCCTCCGGAAGTCCCAGTCGGTGGACTCCCTCAACTCCATCTCCTCCGTGAGCAACACCTTCGGGCAGGACTTCACACTGGGCCAGGTGGAGGTGAGCATGGACTACAATGCCGCCTCCCACACCCTCCACGTGGCCGTGCTGCAGGGGAAGGACCTCCTGGAGCGGGAGGAAGCCAGCTTCGAGTCCTGCTTCATGCGCGTCAGCCTGCTTCCCGACGAGCAGATCGTGGGCATTTCCCGG aTCCAGAGGAACGCCTACTCCATCTTCTTCGACGAGAAGTTCTCCATCCCCCTGGACCCTGCAGCCCTGGAGGAGAAGAGCCTGCGGTTTTCTGTTTTCGGCATTGATGAGGATGAGCAGAATGTCAGCACGGGGGTGGTGGAGCTGAAGCTTTCTGTCCTCGACCTCCCGCTGCAGCCGTTCAGCGGCTGGCTCTACTTACAGGACCAGAACAAG GTCGCTGACGCTGTGGGCGAGATCCTGCTCTCCCTCAGCTACCTCCCCACAGCCGAGCGCCTCACTGTGGTCGTGGTGAAGGCCAAGAATCTCATCTGGACCAATGACAAGACCACAGCGG ACCCCTACATCAAGGTGTACCTGCTCCAGGATGGGAGAAAGATGAGCAAAAAGAAGACAGCTGTGAAGAGGGACGATCCCAACCCAGTGTTCAACGAAGCCATGATCTTCTCAGTACCAGCCATTGTGCTTCAG GACCTGTCTCTCCGTGTGACGGTGGCTGAGAGCAGCAGCGATGGCCACGGCGACAACGTGGGCCATGTCATCATCGGGCCCTCGGCTAGCGGCATGGGCACCACGCACTGGAACCAGATGCTGGCCACACTGCGCAGGCCTGTGTCCATGTGGCACCCTGTCCGGCGAAACTAG